A region from the uncultured Macellibacteroides sp. genome encodes:
- the pssA gene encoding CDP-diacylglycerol--serine O-phosphatidyltransferase codes for MNIAKYVPNTITCFNLVSGCAASVAALEGNLLLAALLVILAAVFDFFDGFAARLMHAYSPIGKDLDSLADVVSFGVAPGMVVYWVLTQLAPSLPFGTANVFVPYWAFVIPAFSALRLAKFNIDERQTTSFIGLPVPAHALFWVGVAYSIQPVLQINPSLFTLVILVLALVTSLLLVSEVPMFSLKIKSLKWKGNELRYMLIVCAVLFVSFFGLLGLSGTILLYIVLSIFNKKK; via the coding sequence ATGAATATAGCGAAGTACGTTCCCAATACGATTACCTGTTTCAACCTGGTATCCGGCTGCGCCGCAAGTGTTGCAGCATTGGAGGGTAATCTTTTATTAGCGGCATTGTTAGTTATTCTGGCGGCTGTATTCGATTTCTTCGATGGTTTCGCAGCCCGTTTAATGCACGCCTATTCGCCGATAGGAAAGGACCTGGATTCGCTGGCCGATGTGGTTAGCTTTGGTGTTGCTCCCGGAATGGTTGTTTACTGGGTACTTACCCAACTGGCACCTTCACTCCCTTTTGGCACGGCTAATGTATTTGTTCCGTACTGGGCATTTGTTATTCCTGCATTTTCTGCCCTAAGACTGGCAAAATTTAATATAGACGAACGTCAGACTACTTCATTTATCGGTTTGCCGGTTCCGGCTCACGCTTTGTTCTGGGTTGGTGTTGCCTATTCGATACAGCCGGTCTTGCAGATTAATCCTTCGCTATTTACGCTTGTTATACTAGTACTGGCCTTGGTTACATCGCTTTTGCTTGTGTCCGAAGTACCTATGTTTTCGTTAAAAATAAAGTCCTTAAAATGGAAAGGCAACGAATTGCGCTATATGTTGATTGTATGTGCAGTACTCTTTGTTTCGTTTTTTGGGCTCCTCGGATTATCCGGTACAATACTTCTATATATAGTATTGTCTATTTTTAACAAAAAGAAGTAA